The Alistipes sp. ZOR0009 genome window below encodes:
- a CDS encoding LTA synthase family protein: MLLQILKNRFRGVISFIAIYMAITMATRTFLLIFSHADVSWNIWDLIKVYAIGSFYDVLSVAYILIPFALFVTFYTDKIFYKRWRVISAYIFYVLLIAATVFGAFAEYFFWEEFSTRFNFIAIDYLIYTSEVTNNIFESYNMPLVISLWALFTAAISFFAIKYKVFTPKEKVATKLLQRLKIGGILILFPIFSFFAFGQNIDRLFDNMYNTELAKNGVYSLGSAYINNELDYHKFYINIDNKQAITELKKLVSSDSTELASTGNDGIARTITSTQKENRYNVILVCNESLSASFLTEFGNTQNITPNLDSIAKQALLFTNLYATGTRTVRGMEAITLSIPPTPGSSIVRRPGNENLFNLGSVFKEKGYDTKFVYGGYGYFDNMNYFFGNNGFKVVDRAQFAKNEITFANAWGVCDGDLFNKAIAEADKSVAQGKPFFQYVMTTSNHRPYTYPNNCIDIPSGTGRDGAVKYTDYAMGQLIKKVKQKSWFKNTIIVIVADHCNNSAGKSTMNLEKYHIPFIVYNPNIIKPVKVETLCSQIDVAPTILGIMGWNYQSKFFGKNILTMKPEEQRALVGTYQKLGYLKGSKFVLLDVQRQSEFFTYDKGTNNLTPSKEDKQLLNEAVSYYQGAYQLYKDGLMKNK; encoded by the coding sequence ATGCTTCTACAAATTTTAAAAAACAGGTTCAGAGGTGTAATTAGCTTCATTGCTATTTACATGGCCATTACCATGGCCACCCGCACCTTCCTTTTGATATTTTCACACGCAGATGTGTCGTGGAATATCTGGGATCTGATAAAAGTTTACGCCATTGGCTCCTTTTACGACGTGCTATCGGTAGCATATATTCTTATTCCGTTTGCTCTTTTTGTAACGTTCTACACCGATAAGATTTTCTACAAGCGTTGGAGGGTAATTTCCGCCTACATTTTCTACGTTTTGCTTATTGCAGCAACCGTATTCGGAGCATTTGCCGAGTACTTCTTTTGGGAAGAATTCAGCACCCGCTTCAACTTTATTGCCATCGACTACCTTATTTACACCTCCGAGGTTACCAACAACATCTTCGAGTCGTATAATATGCCGCTGGTTATAAGCCTATGGGCGCTATTTACTGCAGCAATATCGTTCTTTGCCATCAAGTACAAGGTGTTTACACCAAAAGAAAAAGTAGCAACCAAGCTACTTCAGCGCCTTAAGATTGGCGGAATCCTGATTCTATTTCCCATCTTTTCGTTCTTCGCTTTTGGACAAAATATCGACCGTCTATTCGACAACATGTACAATACCGAACTTGCTAAGAATGGGGTATACTCACTAGGTTCGGCCTACATCAATAACGAGCTCGACTACCATAAATTTTACATCAACATAGATAACAAGCAGGCTATAACCGAGCTTAAGAAGCTTGTATCTAGCGATAGCACCGAGCTGGCAAGCACTGGGAACGACGGAATTGCCCGTACCATTACCTCCACCCAAAAGGAAAACAGGTATAACGTCATTTTGGTGTGCAACGAAAGCCTTAGCGCATCGTTCCTAACAGAGTTTGGCAACACACAAAACATAACGCCCAACCTCGACTCCATTGCAAAGCAGGCATTGCTGTTTACCAACCTATATGCAACCGGCACCCGCACCGTTCGCGGAATGGAGGCTATTACGCTGTCAATTCCTCCAACTCCTGGCTCCAGCATTGTACGCCGCCCAGGAAACGAGAACCTCTTCAACCTCGGATCTGTATTTAAAGAAAAGGGATACGACACCAAGTTTGTGTATGGCGGATATGGCTACTTCGATAATATGAACTACTTCTTCGGAAATAATGGCTTTAAGGTTGTAGACAGAGCTCAGTTTGCTAAAAATGAGATAACCTTTGCCAACGCTTGGGGCGTGTGCGATGGCGATTTATTTAACAAGGCAATAGCAGAAGCTGATAAATCGGTAGCACAGGGCAAGCCATTCTTCCAGTACGTAATGACAACTTCGAATCACCGCCCATACACCTATCCCAACAACTGCATTGACATTCCATCGGGAACAGGACGCGACGGAGCCGTTAAGTATACCGACTATGCTATGGGACAGCTTATCAAAAAAGTTAAGCAGAAATCGTGGTTTAAGAATACAATCATTGTAATTGTAGCCGACCACTGCAACAATAGTGCGGGGAAATCAACCATGAATCTAGAGAAGTACCATATTCCATTCATTGTTTACAACCCAAACATCATCAAACCAGTAAAAGTAGAAACGCTTTGCAGCCAGATTGATGTTGCCCCAACAATTTTAGGTATTATGGGATGGAACTACCAGTCTAAGTTTTTTGGAAAGAACATCCTCACCATGAAACCAGAGGAGCAGCGTGCGCTTGTTGGTACCTACCAAAAGTTGGGCTACCTAAAAGGCAGCAAGTTTGTGCTTCTTGACGTACAACGCCAAAGCGAATTCTTTACCTACGATAAGGGCACCAACAACCTTACGCCTTCTAAAGAGGATAAGCAGCTGCTCAACGAGGCCGTTTCGTACTATCAAGGAGCCTACCAGCTCTACAAAGATGGGCTAATGAAGAACAAGTAA
- a CDS encoding NAD-dependent epimerase/dehydratase family protein yields MKNILIVGAGGQIGSELVPHLRSIYGNSNVIATDISDKCKGSLGDNGPFEELDALNGEQFAGLVKKYKVDTIFNMVALLSATGEKNPQLAWKINMGALLNSLEIARENGCTVFTPSSIGAFGPNTPHDGTPQDTIMRPTTIYGVCKVTGEMLSDYYYTRFGVDTRSVRFPGIISNVTLPGGGTTDYAVEIYYGAIKDKSFVCPIPKDVSMDMMYMPDAIDAMVQLLEADPSKLKHRNSFNITAMHFTPEEIYAAIKKRIPEFTMSYNVDPVKEAISRSWPNWMDDSCAREEWGWNPKWNIENMTDDMLEVIGKKFAANAF; encoded by the coding sequence ATGAAAAACATCCTCATAGTTGGTGCAGGTGGACAGATTGGCTCTGAGTTGGTTCCTCATCTCAGAAGCATTTATGGGAATAGCAATGTAATTGCTACCGATATTTCCGACAAGTGCAAAGGCTCTCTTGGAGATAACGGTCCGTTTGAGGAATTAGACGCGCTTAATGGCGAACAATTTGCGGGGCTAGTAAAAAAATATAAGGTAGACACTATCTTCAACATGGTTGCCCTACTTTCTGCTACAGGCGAAAAGAATCCGCAGCTGGCGTGGAAGATCAACATGGGAGCCCTACTTAACTCGCTAGAAATAGCAAGAGAAAATGGCTGTACCGTATTTACGCCTAGCTCAATCGGTGCATTTGGTCCAAATACACCACACGATGGCACACCACAGGATACCATCATGCGCCCAACAACGATTTATGGGGTTTGCAAGGTAACTGGCGAAATGCTATCGGACTACTACTATACCCGTTTTGGTGTTGACACCCGTTCGGTTCGTTTCCCTGGTATCATCTCTAACGTTACCCTTCCAGGAGGTGGAACTACCGACTATGCAGTGGAGATATACTATGGTGCAATAAAGGATAAAAGCTTTGTTTGCCCTATTCCAAAGGACGTAAGCATGGACATGATGTACATGCCAGATGCTATTGACGCGATGGTTCAGCTTTTGGAGGCAGATCCTTCGAAGCTAAAGCACAGAAACAGCTTTAACATCACCGCCATGCACTTTACTCCAGAAGAGATTTACGCCGCCATCAAAAAGCGTATCCCTGAGTTTACCATGAGCTACAACGTAGACCCAGTTAAGGAGGCTATCTCTCGCAGCTGGCCAAACTGGATGGACGACTCTTGCGCTCGCGAAGAGTGGGGATGGAATCCTAAATGGAATATCGAGAATATGACCGACGATATGCTCGAAGTGATTGGAAAAAAGTTTGCTGCAAACGCATTCTAA
- a CDS encoding N-acetyltransferase: MQIEDFVVLVATSDHIKYSQEIVDEMAESAKQRGTGIAKRTPEYVSQKIEEGKSVIALYKGTEWAGFCYIETWGGKQYVANSGLIVSPKFRKVGLAKAIKQKAFELSIVKYPEAKLFGLTTGLAVMKINSELGYVPVTYSELTDDEAFWKGCQSCVNFPILMSKERKNCLCTAMIFDPAKKKTENAPLEEFTKHSKLYERFMSLKKFILLKGKTIKAALFIW, translated from the coding sequence ATGCAAATTGAAGATTTTGTGGTTTTGGTAGCAACCTCCGACCACATCAAGTACAGCCAAGAAATCGTAGACGAGATGGCCGAATCGGCTAAGCAGCGCGGTACTGGTATTGCCAAGCGTACTCCCGAGTATGTTTCGCAAAAAATCGAGGAGGGGAAGTCGGTTATTGCCCTCTATAAAGGAACGGAATGGGCTGGCTTTTGCTACATCGAAACGTGGGGTGGTAAGCAGTATGTGGCCAACTCAGGCTTAATTGTTTCCCCAAAATTTCGAAAGGTTGGATTGGCAAAAGCTATTAAACAGAAGGCTTTCGAACTTTCAATAGTGAAGTATCCGGAGGCCAAACTTTTTGGGTTAACGACAGGGCTCGCCGTTATGAAGATTAACTCGGAGTTGGGCTATGTGCCAGTTACCTACTCGGAGCTAACCGACGATGAGGCTTTTTGGAAGGGGTGCCAAAGCTGCGTAAACTTTCCAATACTGATGAGCAAGGAGCGTAAAAACTGCCTTTGTACAGCAATGATCTTTGATCCTGCAAAGAAGAAGACGGAGAATGCTCCTTTGGAGGAGTTCACCAAGCATTCGAAGCTGTACGAGCGTTTTATGAGCTTGAAAAAGTTTATTCTGCTAAAGGGGAAAACCATAAAGGCAGCCTTATTTATCTGGTAG
- a CDS encoding cupin domain-containing protein, with translation MSTAKEVVDMLQLQPHPEGGYFREMYRSGEFISGDSLPIQFGDSSRSISTAIYFMLEKGNFSAFHRIKSDEVWHHYEGAAVEVVVIHADGRSEVLPLGKDYAKGQRPLQVVPAGCWFASRVTDCGFALVGCTVAPGFCFDDFELADRDELIACYPQHRSLIVDLTR, from the coding sequence ATGAGTACTGCTAAGGAGGTTGTTGACATGCTGCAGCTGCAACCTCATCCGGAAGGAGGATATTTTAGGGAGATGTACCGTTCGGGCGAATTTATAAGCGGAGATTCGTTACCCATTCAGTTTGGTGATAGTTCTAGATCCATTAGCACCGCCATCTACTTTATGCTCGAGAAAGGAAACTTTTCGGCGTTTCATCGCATTAAGTCAGACGAGGTATGGCATCACTACGAAGGTGCTGCGGTAGAGGTTGTCGTTATTCACGCTGATGGAAGGAGCGAGGTGCTACCACTGGGGAAGGACTACGCCAAGGGGCAACGCCCGTTGCAGGTGGTACCTGCCGGATGCTGGTTTGCCTCGCGCGTAACTGATTGTGGCTTTGCGCTAGTTGGATGTACGGTTGCTCCTGGCTTTTGTTTTGATGATTTTGAGCTTGCCGATAGGGACGAGCTGATTGCGTGCTATCCGCAGCATAGATCTTTAATTGTTGACCTTACTAGATAA